One Caretta caretta isolate rCarCar2 chromosome 8, rCarCar1.hap1, whole genome shotgun sequence DNA window includes the following coding sequences:
- the LOC125641001 gene encoding uncharacterized protein LOC125641001, with product MQSSSAQVTMMESQNRKRAPAWTEQEVRDLIAVWGEESVLSELRSSFRNAKTFLKISQGMKDRGHNRDLKQCRMKLKELRQAYQKTREANSRSGSEPQTCRFYDELHAILGGSATTTPAVLFDSFNGDGGNTEVGFGDEEDDDDEEVVDSSQQASGETGFPDSQELFLTLNLEPAPPEPTQGCLLDPAGGEGTSAACVSMITGSSPSQRLVKLRKKKKRTRDEMFSELMLSSHTDRAQTNAWRQIMSECRKAQNDREERWRAEESKWRAEESKWRAEDRAEAQRWRQRDERRQDSMLRLLQDQTSMLQCMVELQQRQLEHRLPLQPLYNQPPSSPSSIASTPRRPRTRWGGLRPTSHSTTED from the exons atgcagagctcatcagcacaggtgaccatgatggagtcccagaatcgcaaaagagctccagcatggaccgaacaggaggtacgggatctgatcgctgtttggggagaggaatccgtgctatcagaactccgttccagttttcgaaatgccaaaacctttctgaaaatctcccagggcatgaaggacagaggccataacagggacctgaagcagtgccgcatgaaactgaaggagctgaggcaagcctaccagaaaaccagagaggcgaacagccgctctgggtcagagccccaaacatgccgcttctatgatgagctgcatgccattttagggggttcagccaccactaccccagccgtgttgtttgactccttcaatggagatggaggcaatacggaagtaggttttggggacgaagaagatgatgatgatgaggaggttgtagatagctcacagcaagcaagcggagaaaccggttttcccgacagccaggaactgtttctcaccctaaacctggagccagcaccccccgaacccacccaaggctgcctcctggacccagcaggcggagaagggacctctg ctgcatgtgtttcaatgatcacaggatcttctccttcccagaggctagtgaagcttagaaagaaaaaaaaacgcactcgcgatgaaatgttctccgagctcatgctgtcctcccacactgacagagcacagacgaatgcgtggaggcaaataatgtcagagtgcaggaaagcacaaaatgaccgggaggagaggtggagggctgaagagagtaagtggcgggctgaagagagtaagtggcgggctgaagacagggctgaagctcaaaggtggcggcagcgtgatgagaggaggcaggattcaatgctgaggctgctgcaggaccaaaccagtatgctccagtgtatggttgagctgcagcaaaggcagctggagcacagactgccactgcagcccctctataaccaaccgccctcctccccaagttccatagcctccacacccagacgcccaagaacgcggtgggggggcctccggccaaccagccactccaccacagaggattga
- the LOC125641000 gene encoding uncharacterized protein LOC125641000 isoform X2 yields MGSSLSALQVQHRNELQYLLRKAQHDCPARALTLLLQEVRAKCPWYPEAGSLKLADWERLGQTLHKEPQASVQALHAWHLCRDVVQRVASDRPSLARLVISPRPSAPAAIPPPGDATQSVASERPSPAPTEGLPIPPPPSAPAAIPPPGDATQRVASERPSPAPTEGLPIPPPPFAPAAIPPPALPPVPLLPLPPWPSPPEPVCDHPPPVGPPGGSSASAQKLSLVQQMVHAAKARSDLTAEELADLVSVCPVTWQNDDQGNPVGTWTTLSYSVVREVRKAIREFGLTSTFVRGLVEGMGTGYSLIPEDWKTLLRMMLSPSQYVIWLSEYRQMAERQAQDRCGFQLGVCDRHLNNMAWHQGLSNPIPEFS; encoded by the coding sequence atgggaagctccctctctgctttgcaagtgcaacaccgcaatgagctgcagtatttgctgcgtaaggctcagcatgactgcccggctcgagcacttactctcctgctacaggaggtgcgtgccaAGTGCCCatggtatcctgaagccggaagccttaagctagcagactgggagcgattgggccagacattgcacaaagagcctcaggcgtccgtgcaggctttacatgcctggcacctctgccgcgatgtggtacagcgtgtcgcctccgacaggccctccctcgcgaggctggtgatctcaccacgcccgtctgctcctgcagccatcccccctcctggcgatgcgacacagagtgtcgcctcggaaaggccctctccagcaccaacagaggggctgccgatcccgccgcccccgtctgctcctgcagccatcccccctcctggcgatgcgacacagcgtgtcgcctcggaaaggccctctccagcaccaacagaggggctgccgatcccgccgcccccgttcgctcctgcagccatccctccccctgctttgcccccagtgcctctattaccactgcctccctggccttccccaccggagccggtgtgtgatcaccctccccccgtggggccccccggagggtcatctgcatctgctcagaagctttcgctggtgcaacaaatggttcacgcagcgaaagctcgatcagatcttacagcggaggagctggctgatctggtctcagtttgcccggtgacctggcagaatgatgaccagggcaaccccgtgggcacctggaccactttgtcatactcagtggttagagaggtgaggaaagcaattcgtgagtttggcctgactagcacctttgtgcgtggtctcgttgaagggatgggtactgggtactccctaatccctgaggattggaaaacgctgctgcgcatgatgttgtcacccagtcagtatgttatttggcttagtgagtatcggcagatggcagaacgccaagctcag